The sequence below is a genomic window from Anomalospiza imberbis isolate Cuckoo-Finch-1a 21T00152 chromosome 17, ASM3175350v1, whole genome shotgun sequence.
CGTCGCCGGCGGTGCTGAGCGAGcggcggagccgccgccgccccgcggaGCCCCGGTAAGTTCCTGTGGCGGGGAAAGGAGCGGGCAGCGCCGGGGACTCCTCCGGGGAAGGTGAGGCGCTGCTCCGGAGGGACGCGGTGCCCCGAGCACCCCCGCGCCCGGGTGGGGCAGGACACGGCTCCCCGCGGGTGTCCCCGGGCGCAGCAGCGCTGGGAGCCCCGTGGGTGGCCCGGGGCTGTGGGGATGGACCCGGGGGCGGCAGCGGCGGTCCGAGCTGTGTGTTCCGGACCTGTCCTGGGCACCGGTGGTGTGTGTGAGTGAGGGACACGCTCGGGGGTGTGAGCAGGGCTGAACTCCCCTAAAAGGGACTGCAGGAGTCCCGGGTGGGTAACTGAGGCAGAAAGCAGATTTTACTGTCGGTagctggtggggatgggcagccctggcacaggagaaCTCTGTGATTTCGGGTAGGGGTCCGAGGGCTGCCTGTcctcacactgctgtctgtcCTTCCCATCCTGAGCACCGCTCAGCTCTGCGCCTTTGCTGTTCTCTGACTTTCTAAAGCCTGCACTATTTGCTAGGTAGGCAACAGTGTCTGAGCGTCCCTTGTGCTGGGAATTGCAGAAATTGATTCCTGCCGTTGACTGTTGAAAACATCAGGAGAGTTTCCAGGCTCATGAGGTTTCTTCCCCCTCTCCAAGGCAGACTCTGCCTTTTCACAGTTTGCTGAAGAAAAGCAACCGTTCAAGTCTGGAGGAGGAAAGGGCAAAGCTGAGAATAGTACAAAATTAAAAGCATGATTTTCCATGTAGACAGAGTGCATGTGATCAGACCAGTTCAGCCGTGCCAGTGTCCTCCCAGGTGCCAGACATGGACATGGGATGTAGGTTTGGGTTTAGGTTTGATTCTTCCTGTGAACACAGGAATAAGGGCTGGGATGCAGAATATAAGGGTTTCCTTGTAATGtacctgtggcagcagctgcttggaAAACTTCATCTCATTTTGAAGTCTGATTAAATTGAGGGGAAAGGAGCTTTCACTGTCTGTCTCTTCTCAGAACAGTGTCTGGACAATGGAGCTTAAATCAAattcagcagctctgtgtgtccAGAGAATACGTGGCTGAGCAGTTTGATGTTAgagggctgctctgtgctggctgtaCCCCCGAGGACAGTCTGGGCTGAATCCCTCCCAGAGGAGTCACAGATTTATTCTTGACTGAGCACAGTCATGTGTTTGGAATGTTTCTGAGTTAGAAGAAAACTCCTGTAGCTGTTTCTGTCAGAAACCATTGTGGATGTGTTTGGTACCTGCACTGATACTTCTGCAGTTTGTGACTCTCCACTAAAGGATGTGCCTGTGCAGGCATCCCCCATCACATGCTCACCTGAGGGAGCGCCTTGATGGGAGGATCCAATTTATGATTTACCTTTGGACACAAAAGGGATAGCTCTCCATATTTCTATAAAACTGATCTATCATCTGTGTGTCAGTGACATCAGCACATTGATCAGAGCAAGAGATGCATTTTCAACAGTTCTGTATTAGAATGAGAGATGTATGCTTTACACGCAGCTCAAGCACAATCATAAAAATAGGATTTATCGTAAGTAATATGTCAGAAATAGAAATTCCTCTCCTGTGATTATTGGTCCTTTTTTCCAGCCTGATCTCACAGGACACTTGCAGCTCCCCTGATGTATTGCAGGATGGAGACCTGCCAGGGATCTGAAGGAAATCAAATGCTACAAGCTTTGCCAGTTCTCTCCTTTACTGCATGTGTGCTGAGGAGCAGGAACAATTCCTTCCAGACTGTTTATGCTGGGCCTTGCCCTGTCTCATCACCAGTGCAGCTGTGTGACCACAGTCCCTCCTTTTTCCCTGGCTCTGTGTCCTGAATACACAGATGCTTTGCTAAAGCCTCCTGGAGAGGTGATGTGCATgtgctgtgttcagtttggCTGCTTCCAAAGGCTCTTGAGGAAGATCAGCTATGGCCTAGGGGAGAACTGTGCATTATGAGAAATTCAGGAGTGATTTGCTCAGCTCTAAATGAAGGTTGTTTCCAATTAGGTTAACGAAGAACATCGTTCTCATGTCCAGAGTCACTTGGTCTGTACAGGGAGATATAAATCACCCGTCTGTACACAGACACTCTGAAAAGCACCGGGGAGTAAAGAAGATCATTCCCACtgggctgtgaagcactgagcACCCAGGGTGGGAGGAGATGAGCGCAGAGCCCCCTTCCACCACTGGCACtgtgtcctgctgccacccatCACTCCTGGGGGCTGCCAGCTCCGAGCAGCCAATGCCTGTGTCCAAACACGCCGCGCCTGCTGCAGTCACACAAGGCCAGGACTTGCTCAGAGAATCATGATGCAAAGGCTGATGCTCATCAGTGAAATCTGTGGCTGAAGGAATGACAATTAGGTGGGATTACCAgcctgatcccatcccaggctgctcagtGCTGCAGGTAGCGTTGGCCAGAGGATCCTGCTGCCAGGAATGTGTCACCGTGTCCTCTGGGGAACTGAAGGAGCTGGGCACTCCTCATCAGCCAGGAGTCACTCTCACTTCCATGTGTATCTTGCTTTACAGATGGGGAATGCGTCCAACACCTCAGTGTTCACCTCCACCCTATCGGAGAGAGAAGACCTGATTTTTGGCACTCTCTATTTGATCTTTGGTAAGGAAAGATGGCCTGTTGacccccctgtccctgcccagctcctgccagagACAGTCAGGCCTTTTCAGTCACTGGTGCTTCCAGAAGTGTCCAGCCATTAGCAGATTAATTAAACTGACCCTTCCCATGTTACCCAGAAGTATGGTCTGGTGACTGAATTCCCCTCTCAGGTGAATTTCAAGTGCCTGTTAtggttttaaatatttgaaaagttGAATAACTTTGAGGGACATCCTGTAACTCCTACCACAGCCACCTGAGGTGAGACAGGCAAGGGCTCTGTTGGTACCACCAGCCTCAGGTCCATTGAAGGGGATTTGGAGCTCAAGCTGGCCCTTGATTTCAGCAGGAGTTGGAAAAGCTAATAAAGTGTACTTAGCACAGATGTGAGACTTGCTCTGTGGGAAAAACGCCTTGTAAGGCTGGGAAGAAGGATAAACATCTCAATACTCTGCTCCCCAGTGACTCCAAAGCCTCCAGAGCTCTGGATTTGCCCAGATCCCACGTGGGAGTCCTGTTCCCTGAGGGGAACTTAGTGTTGGCCATTCAGTGGCTTTGGAAGCCGGTTCTTACCATGAGATTTAATTTGCAGCCTAATCCATTAGGGAGGAACTCTTATCctgcccaacctgccccaaaagcagcaaagattCCCCTTCTGAGGACACTGAAACCTCTTTTCCATGAAATCACAATTATgtaatgaaaaagagaaagccCTTATTATTAAACTTAAATCACCACTGTTGATTTAAATACACTAATAGCAAACAAAGAGCCTTCTTTTGTTTAGTCTGGATTTTCCTTGATCTTCATAGTGCCTTTcttcttgtttattttgttaCCATGATATGGGACAGTGCAGACTCACAGGAGTGACATTGCCAGGAAGAAATTATGGAGGCCAAGGGGCCCAGCTCCCTGGCCTCACATCAGAGGAGCAGTCACAGAGAGCTCCCGTTATTTATCTAGCTGGGAGGAAGTGCCCCttgctccttccagctgcagcaaGTGACTTTGGCCAGATCCTGCACCCGGAGCCCGCTGCAGCCTCATCCCATCTCTGCCCTCCTACCAAACGCCTCTGCAGGATctcaggaaggagaagggaTCCCATCCAATGGAAAGGAGCTCCAGATGTGCTCACAGAGCTCTGTGGGTCCCGTGGGCTCCCCTGCTCAGCTCATCACAGAGAGGGAAGCCTGGAGCCCTCTCCACCCTCTGTAGGCTTCTGCAGTGTTCCCTTCCAAACATCTCAGGGTGCTCCTGACTCCTTTCCTGGCTCTGTCACACACAGCACCATTCTCTGCCTCCTCCACAGGCATCATGTCCCTGTCTGGGaactcactgctgctgctggtggcccATCAGAAGAGGTCCCTGCTGAAACCTGCCGAGTTCTTCATCGTCAACCTGGCCATCAGTGACCTGAGCATGACGGTGACGCTCTTCCCCTTGGCCACCTCCTCCTTCTTTGCACACAGGTACCTCATGGGAGTGGCTCTGCACTGGCCAGTGGCCCAGATGCAAACTGTCTGGGAGCCAGGAGATCCCTGGCAGGTGCAGAGGGACTTGGGTGGCACAGGGGCACATGCAGGCTCCCAGACAGCCATCCCACAGCACGCGCTTTGTtgctccctgtccctccagTTCTCACACAGATCCGCTGCCAAAGGGGCCTGGTGGTGGGTGTCCAAGCTGGCAGTGCAgtggtgggagctgctgtgggtcAGGGCAGCTCCTGCATCCCCAGCTCCACCCATGTCCACCTTTGGGGTGCTCAGGGAACAAATCAGGGGCAAGGTCATGCCCATATTTACTGGGCAGGTGCTGGCACATGGGAACCTGCCCAcgtgtgcccagctctgctgcaggaatggGACCAGCCGCTGGGAATCTCCCACACAGGAGAAGCCTCGTGTGCAGGGCTGTCAGGGGGGAGGGACGGGCTCACCTGCAGGCTCTCCTTGCAGGTGGCTCTTCGACCAGGCCGTGTGCACCCTCTACGCCTTCTGCGGGGTCCTGTTcgggctgtgcagcctggccaGCCTGACGGTGCTCAGCACGGTCTGCTGCCTGAAGGTCTGTTACCCGGCATATGGTAGGTGTTGGGATTCGTTATCTGATCCTCACTCACACCCCTCTCTGTTAACAGAGCCCTTTTTCTTTCAATGAGCCAGATCCACCTCTTCAGGGAAAGCTTTGCCCCAGGGCAACCTATTCCCAGTCAATATTTcgtcccagaatcacagaaacaagtttaggctggaaaatatctataagatcattgagtccagctgtTACCAGAGCATTCCAAGTccagcactaaaccatgtccccaggtgtcacatcTGTGTGGCTGTATCACAGCAGATTGCAGGGTTTTGAATGTCCATACACACTCTTGAGCTTCGGCGAGAGCAGACTGCAGCTGGGAAGCCACAAGCTCTGGCAGAGCAACAAGAGCTGCTTTCCCTGGTCCCTGGTGGGAGAGCCATAGGCTAAATATGTTTAATTCACTGAAATAATTAATACAGGAGGGCCGGGTTTGCAGTGCTACAGCTCATGTCTGGAGCCCTGTTTTCACTGGTATGTCCTCCACAGAGCTAAGGTGAATGATTGCTCACTGCGGAGAGCATCTGAGGAAGTGAGGGAGCCCATGGATGTTCCttacacagctcctgctccaatTTGGAGTTCCTAATTTCCTCAGCTCAGCTGCTAATCCTTCCTCTAGCACTTATCTTCAGAATACACTTTCCATTAAAGAccaaaaacagaaacaaaatgggAAATCATATGTATCACTTTGGTTTGCAGACCAGCACCCCAgggtccctcctgtccccctgtcccctgacTAATGCCCATGTGCTCTGAGCcagtggctgctgccagccacccgtgtgtccccagcagctctcagtgcCTCAAGGGCAATGGTGGAGCAGAGTGACTTGGTTATGTGCCAGCACAACAGCTCGGGAGGTGGCTAAAAAGGTGGGAGGAAAGATAAAGATGTAAGTTGGCTGTGGAAAGGCAGCCCAGGTGACAGTGGCTtttccctgcccagcctctgctcttgATCAGCCAGTGCTTGGCAGCCTGGCACTTGGGGCTTATCTACAGCCCAGCCCATCTTCTGTGAGGAAATGTGCTTTTAGTTGCTTAGTTTCAAAGCAAAATGTTATTTGTATGTATGTCTGAAGATATAGCACTTAACAGTGAGTCTTAGAAGATCAGAGAATTTGAGATTCGATGGGGGTTGggacaaaaatgaaaacaaaacgTCTCCCCCAGAGCTTCACTGTGCAGGGAGGGAAAGGTCCCTCGAGTGACGGGGTCTGGGGTGGCCCGAGGAGCCCTGGCCGTGCCCGGCACCGGTGCGGTGAGCACGGGAGCTGCCGGCGGTGCTCGGCAGGCCCGAGGCGCTGGCCCTGTCTGGAGCCCGGCGTGCGccccggggctctgggtgccaCGGGAGCCCTCCTGAGCGCGGTCCCCACGCCGCAGGGAGCAGGTTCTCGCGGAGCCACGCCGCCGGGCTGCTGCTGGCCGTGTGGGCCTACGCCCTGGCCTTCGCCTGCGCGCCCCTGGCCCGGTGGGGCAGCTACGGCCCCGAGCCCTACGGGACGGCCTGCTGCATCGCCTGGGAGGCCTCCAGCAGGCAGGCCATGCTCTACATCCTCGCCCTCCTCATCTTCTGCTacctgctgccctgcctgctcaTCCTGGTGTCCTACGCGCTGATCCTGTGGACGGTGTGGGTGTCGCGGAGAGCTGTGAGGCAGCACACGTCCCCCCGGCGCGGGGCCCGTGGCGCACACGGCCTGCTGCTCAGGGTACGGGAACggggctgctgctcagggtACGGGAACggggctgctgctcagggtACGGGaacggggctgctgctccaggaacgGGGaacggggctgctgctccaagaatggggctgctgctcagggtACGGGaacggggctgctgctccaagaatggggctgctgctcagggtACGGGAACggggctgctgctcagggtACGGGaacggggctgctgctccaggaacgGGGAACggggctgctgctcagggtACGGGAACggggctgctgctcagggtACGGGaacggggctgctgctccaggaacgGGGAACggggctgctgctcagggtACGGGaacggggctgctgctccaggaacgGGGAACggggctgctgctcagggtACGGGaacggggctgctgctccaggaacgGGGaacggggctgctgctccaggaacgGGGAACggggctgctgctcagggtACGGGaacggggctgctgctccaagaatggggctgctgctcagggtACGGGaacggggctgctgctccaagaatggggctgctgctcagggtACGGGAACggggctgctgctcagggtACAGGaacggggctgctgctccaggaacgGGGAACggggctgctgctcagggtACGGGaacggggctgctgctccaggaacgGGGaacggggctgctgctccaggaacgGGGaacggggctgctgctccaggaacgGGGAACggggctgctgctcagggtACGGGAACggggctgctgctcagggtACGGGGaacggggctgctgctgcaggaatggggaacggggctgctgctcagggtACGGGaacagggctgctgctccaggaacgGGGAATGAGGCTGCTGCTCCAAGAAtggggctgctgctcagggtacgggaacagggctgctgctgcaggaacagggaacggggctgctgctccaggaacgGGGaacggggctgctgctccaggaacgGGGaacagggctgctgctccaggaacgGGGaacggggctgctgctccaagaatggggctgctgctcagggtacgggaacggggctgctgctgcaagaACGGGGaacggggctgctgctccaggaacgGGGAACggggctgctgctcagggtATGGGAACGGGGCTGCTCCTTGaggaacagggaatggggctgCTCCTCAAGGTACTGGGAATTGGGGGCTGCTCCTCAAGGAACAGGATCGGGTGGCTGTGGGGCCACGGGGTGCCCTGCCTAGCCCACTGCCCATGGGCAGGCGAACGGCAGGGCCCCTCCTGCCCAGTGTCTGCTGCTCCTGATGAATTCTCCAGGTGTCCGTGTCAGTGTGGGCAACAACACATTGCTCCTCATTTAAAGTCATCAGGTGGAggagttttcattttaagttaCATTGGAAAAGATCATAAAGGAGCTTGCATGAGTCATTGTTCCCCAGACTACAAGCTAATACTATAATTTACCAAGAATATGTAAAAAACCCTGAATAACCTTTTTAAAACACAGCATGAGAGAAAACAACTTGCAAGCCTGGCTTCAAAGGAAACATCCACATCCATTCAGGGGAGGGAGACTGAGCACAGCCAATTTCCAGGCCTCCCAAGCCACACAGGTTGCTGGAGGGATTTGCAGTGCTGCCAAAAGCTGTTGGGGCCTGCTGCTGAGCTGTTCCCAGCCAGGTCAGCGGGTCCTTGTGCCCATCTGCCACAGCAGGCTGAGGCCGTTCCCGAGTTTCCCAGGTGGGACAGGGTGTGAGAGGGAGCAGGTCTATGCatgggctgtgctgagctgctgccctgctctctGACATTCCAGTACAGGTCCAGAAGGCTGAGTACCTTTCCCTGGGGATGTGAGGGCTGCTCAGGGTCCTGCTGCATGTGGCTGAGTCTGGGGGGTGTCAGCGTTCCCCGGATGCTGCAGGAGGCTCACAGTGCTGCCATCTGCctctgctccttctgcagctgagCGTCGCCGTGTGCCTGGGGTTCCTGGCTGCCTGGACTCCCTACGCCGTGGTTGCGCTGTGGGCACTGCTCGGGGACGCCAGCCAGGTGCCAGCGCTGGCCTTCGTGCTCTCGGCCGTCTTTGCCAAGTCCTCGACGCTCTACAACCCGCTGGTGTACCTGCTCCTCAAGCCCAGCTTCCACAGGTTCCTGTCCAAGGACGGGGTGCCCCTGTGCACCCTCCTGTGCTGCGGCTGCCGGGGCGCTGCGCTCCGGCCCTTCCCGGCGCCGCGCCGCAGGGGCCGCCCCGGCGCTGGCAGAAGCTGCAGCGACGGTTTTGGGGGTTTCAGTGACTGCCCCAGGTGCTTCACACCCCCCTGGCTGCCCGGCAGCTCAGCCCAGCGTGGCACCCAGGCCGTGCTGGCCAGCGGAGCCGCggggcagccagggctgaggaggACGGTGCAGGTCATGGTGCTGCTCACGTGGAGGTGGCcaggcctgggcactgccagcgtGGCGGGGGAGGCCCTGCCCTCGGCCATCGCCAAGGACctgctctgagcccagccctgcccggctcTGTCCTAGCGGAGCCCTGGAACACAAACCCAAATGCAGCATTCTCTCACCCCTGGGCCCAGTGGGTCCCAGATGTTCCACACCTGAAGTGACATGAAGATGTGAGACTGACCCCTCTGGTTTGGCTCTTGCAGCTCTGAGCCTGGTGTTTGCACTCacaaaaacaagaacaaaacagaCCCAGTGCCTGAGATGTGCCCAGGGTGCAGCCCAGGGTACAGTCTCTCCCGCAGTTTCCTCTCTGGACCCTTGGCCTTTGTTTTTCTAATCTGGTGCTCTGATGGTCAAGTAGGAACTTGTTTGTCTTAAAAATTGTGCCTGGCAGGGCGGGCTGGGGGCCAGGAGGCCCGAGGGGAATCTACCTCCAGTGCTAGCTCCTACAGCCCCCACTGTCCTCTTCTGTCCTGCTGGGGAGTGGAGCTGTCCACACAGCTACCTCACCTGGGGTAAGGAAGCACATCCCTACAGGTCCGGGAAAGCTCCCTGTATCCCATCCCCGGCCCTCTGGTACACGAAGGGATCACGCGGTGTCTGCACTGACGTTCATCGTTGCAGTTGTCATTTCTGAAGTAAATTCACTCATGCAAAACCAGCGTCCCACTCGGTCCGGCTCCGTGTTGGTGGCTGCGCtccaggataatgggaatgCAGATGGGGATGGTGCAGAGCGTGCCCGGGGCCAGAGCGTGGCCAGGCTGGGTGCCACGGGCCAGCCACGCAGAGAGGGGCACAGCCCATCGGCTGGGCACGGGCACCTGGCACCAGCAAACCTGGCCCGGCAGCCGAGCCTCCCTCGTGCCGAGTGCCATAGCCACGCTGTGCTGGCAGCAACGGGACCCTGCCACACCCCTGCGTGTCCCCCCGGCCACCCTGGGCCACCCTGGGCCATCCTGAGCCGTCCCGGGCCATCCTGggccatcctgctgctgcccatcgAGAGGAGCCTCCAGAAAGGGACCAGGGGCTGATTTCTCCTTGGAGGACACAAACACGAAGGGCTGCTGCCATCTCCTGGGGGCTCTCCGGGCATGGCCACCCCGGCATGGACAGGGACCAAGGACTgaccagccaggctgggcattgggctgtgccaggcttgGGGACAGAGCATTgggtccctgctctgcctgccagCCCCCTGGCCAACAGCTTTGGCCCCTGCTGCCTAAAAATCCAGTGCTCCAGAGATCATGTAAAGAATACAGGGAGAAAGATAATGATCCACTAATCCTTCAGGTCCTTTATGATTCCAGACAACCCCCAGATCAGTGTTTTCATCCCACAGGCCTGTGAGAGCATGCCCAGCACTGAGAGCCCCAATGCTGGGGGTGTTTAATCTCCATTCCCAGACACTCCTGCTGCCGAGGGCCAATGTTTGCAGCCACCCAGCAAACCCCAACCAGTCCAACGAACTCCACGTGCTGAGGCTGGGCCAAACAGCCAGTCCAGGgtctggcactgcccagggactCCTCTCTGCCAGACTGGGTCCCCCGTGGGGAACGGCACAGCTGGGGCCAATGTAGCCGCATCCCCAGCTGGGCatggtgctggcagctgccaccAATTACCTGAGGATTAGAGACAACCTCCTCTCTCTCGGGCAgctcccctggtgctgctggtgggcTGAGCCTGAGAGAGGGTGGTGGCCTCACCCTTGGAGCTGAGGCCCAGCAGGGGCTGGAAGGGGGTTCCTGATTGCAAGAACCAGTCCCTTTGGGTTTGGtcatgctgcagtgctgctcagtGAGAgcctgctcctggagcaggaacggagccagggctgccttgGGGTGCGTGTGCTGCCCGGGGGCTGCACTATGGGCGCTGCATTTCCCACTCTGTGCTGGCTTGCTCGGGAGTCTGAGGGCACAGCTACAGCTCCAAGGTGGCAGGGACACTGTCTGCcctagaaaaggaaaaatggggaataaGGTGACTGTCAAGGAAAGTCAGCAAAATCATACATGAATGTGAAAATCAAACatagcagattttttttacaGTGGTTCTGAGCTATGGAGGTTAATGTGTAGTTTGAGGAAAAGTGAAGCCTTAACTCTGAGTTGTGCAAATGTGGTGATATTTTAGTGCAGCTGCTTTTTAAATAGCTCCCCTATCCCCCATTGCTCCAGCTTCATTGCCTAAAATGATTTAATTCCTTCTGCCTGTGGTGGATAATTGAAGGTAAAAAATGCTTCCAGCTGGGGATCTCAGCTGTTGTCCTGGTGTTgtccaggagcagggctgggagcaggaccAGCCTccccagcaggt
It includes:
- the LOC137484335 gene encoding opsin-5-like; protein product: MCHRVLWGTEGAGHSSSARSHSHFHVYLALQMGNASNTSVFTSTLSEREDLIFGTLYLIFGIMSLSGNSLLLLVAHQKRSLLKPAEFFIVNLAISDLSMTVTLFPLATSSFFAHRWLFDQAVCTLYAFCGVLFGLCSLASLTVLSTVCCLKVCYPAYGSRFSRSHAAGLLLAVWAYALAFACAPLARWGSYGPEPYGTACCIAWEASSRQAMLYILALLIFCYLLPCLLILVSYALILWTVWVSRRAVRQHTSPRRGARGAHGLLLRLSVAVCLGFLAAWTPYAVVALWALLGDASQVPALAFVLSAVFAKSSTLYNPLVYLLLKPSFHRFLSKDGVPLCTLLCCGCRGAALRPFPAPRRRGRPGAGRSCSDGFGGFSDCPRCFTPPWLPGSSAQRGTQAVLASGAAGQPGLRRTVQVMVLLTWRWPGLGTASVAGEALPSAIAKDLL